The Dehalococcoidia bacterium DNA window GTCCAAGCTTTTGGCTTGATCAGAAAGAATCACACCACTGACAGGCACGGAGGCTGGGATCAAGACTTCAAATGGATAGCCTTTCACTTGATTCGTAATGGGGCATAGGGTAGCAAGCCCAACTTTCCCGTTGTATGATTTTGGTGAAAGAATCACTGCTGGTCTACGCCCGGATTGCTCATGTCCAGCTTGGGGATCGAAATTAATCCATACGATGTCCCCACGATCAGGTATATAGGATTCTTTGCTCACCAAATCTCCTTCCCCACTGGTACACCGGTCTTGATCTCGCCGTGCAAATTATCCTTAGTGACCTGTTGCAGCAGTTCCTCCAATACGAACTGTGATGCTGCTTCAGGCACTACAATGAGTCTTCTATCTTCAAGCAGAATATCCACTGGCGCGTTGGATTCAAGACCAACTTCTTGGGCGAA harbors:
- the mazF gene encoding endoribonuclease MazF encodes the protein MVSKESYIPDRGDIVWINFDPQAGHEQSGRRPAVILSPKSYNGKVGLATLCPITNQVKGYPFEVLIPASVPVSGVILSDQAKSLDWRERKVEFICKLPASSVIETLRKLNTLLKE
- a CDS encoding AbrB/MazE/SpoVT family DNA-binding domain-containing protein, whose protein sequence is MKARIQKWGNSLALRIPKSFAQEVGLESNAPVDILLEDRRLIVVPEAASQFVLEELLQQVTKDNLHGEIKTGVPVGKEIW